The nucleotide sequence CCCAGCGCATCCAGGTCCGTGCGGTGGCCCGTGGCGAATTGCACCGACGACACCGCCACCAACCGCGTGCGCGGAGTGAGCACGGACGCCACGGCCTCCGGCGTCACGCCGCCATTCGGGGTGGGAATCTCACGGACCTCCACGCCCCGGGTCTTGAGGTGCAGCCACGGGTAGACGTTGGACGGGTACTCGAGGCTCGTGGCGACGGCGACCTCGTCCCCGGGCTTCCAGTCCAGGCCTTCCGCCACCAGCCCCAGTCCATGGCTGGTGTTGCGCACGAAGGCCACCTCTTCCGGTGACGCGCCGATGATGCGCGCCGCGAGTCCGCGCACCTTCTCGCTCTGGGCCTCCCAGCCGCGCTCGTTCAGGACGCCGTGATTCACCACGTCGTCCATCCAGGCCTTCACCGCGGCGGCGGCACGCGTGCTGGTGGGCGCGACCCCGGCGTGGTTGAGGTAGAGCTGTTCCTTCAGGACGGGGAACTCGGCGCGGTAGGACTCGAACGAGACGCTCATGGGTGGCGAGTGTAGCCACCCCTCCACCGCTCACGACACGCGCCGTAGGCCCCGTCGACTACAGGACGACCAGCAGGCCCAGCGACGCCGTGGGGTACACCGTGCGCAGGCCCAGGTTGCTGGAGCCCACCTGGAGCTCGCGCACGTCCGTGAAGGTGAAGCCCGGGCCCGCCCGCGCCGACAGGCCCACGCGCCCGGAGCCCGGCCGCCACATCACGCCCAGCGTCGGCTCCAGGAAGGCCGTCGTCGTGTAGTCCTTGCGGTCCGGCATCGCCGCGCCGTCCGGGCGCGCGACGAACTCCTCCAGGCCCAGCGTCATCCCCACGAACGGACGCACCGTGCCGTCCGCCAGGAAGGCCAGCGTGTAGCGGCTGTCCACGCCCACTCCGAAGTTGAGCTTCACGTCGGTGCCACCCACGTTGGAGAAGCGCGCCTTCGCCCCCAGCGACCGGTTCCACCCGCCCGCTCGCCCCAGGAGGCCGAACGCGAACCGCGAATCCCTCGACGGCGCGACCTCCGCCCGGATGCCGTACAGCGAGCCGTCCAGCGCGGGCGGCTGCAGCTCCAGCAGGAACGCTCCGCGCCGCTGCTGCTCCTGCCCCGTGGACGAGGACGCCATGTCCTGGGCCATCGCCGGCACCGACACCAACGCCGCACCCACCGCCATCGCCTTCACCCACTGCATCGACCGCTTGGACTCGACTCGCATGGCCCGTCTCCCTCGGTTTAGCCGGACGACTAACTTAGTCACACGACTAACTAAGACCGACAACGCGGGATGTCAAGCCGACGAGCGGTCGCCGCCCTTGCGGGGGTGGGAGGCGGTGCCCTATGGGTCTGGGATGCCATCCCCCCGCCGTGGCAAGACGCCGCCTCCCCCCGCTGCTCCGGAGCCTGACGCCCGGGCGCGCCTCATCGCCGCCGGCCAGCGCGTGTTGGGGGAGCGCGGCTACGACGCCGCCACGGTGAAGGAGGTGGCTCGCGAGGCCGGGGTGAACCAGGGCCTGGTGCACTACTACTTCGGCAGCAAGGACGCGCTGCTGCTGGCCGTCACCCAGGAGGCGAGCCGGCAGTACCTGTCGGAGCTGGAGCGGCTGCGCGCGCAGACCCCGGCGGAGGAGCTGGCGCAGACGGCCTTTACCTGGGGTGAGAAGCTGGCCACGGACGCGCCGGGAACGTGCCGGTTGCGTTACGAGCTGTTCGCGCTGGGCCTGCGCAACCGGGAGCTGACGCCCGCCGTCGCGCAGCTGTTGGGCCAGGGCGACGAGGAAATCGCCCGCACCGTGGCGCACGTGCGCACGGGTCACGACTCGGCCCCCACCGCCGAGGACCTGCACTACGCGGTCATCATCAAGGCGTGCGTGGACGGGCTCGCGCTGCACCACCAGTTAGACAAGAGCTTCGACCCGCTGCCCGTGTACGCGCTGCTGCGGCGGATCATGCTCGCGAGCATCGAGCAGCCCGCCCCGCCTCGCGCACCCGCGCGCAAGCCGAAGGCCCAGGGCCGTCGCGGAACGCGTTCGCCACGCGGAACGCGCTCGTCACGTACGCGCAAGGCGCCGGCTCCTCGCCGCCGCTGAAGGCAGCGGCCAGGCCAGCGCCAGCCCCAGAACAGACATTCAACATTCAGTGGCATCGCCAACCCGGCGGGGCGCAGGATGCCCCGCATGGACTTCCAGCCTTCCGCCAGGACGACCGAATACCTGGAGCGCGTGAAGCGCTTCATGGCTGACCACATCGAGCCGGTGGAGGGCGAATACCTCCGGGCCCTGCACGCGATGGAGGCCGGTGGGGATTGGCGCCAGTGGAAGGTGCCGCCCGTGATGGTGGAGCTCAAGGCCCGCGCGAAGGCCGCGGGGCTGTGGAACCTCTTCCTCCCGGACGCGAAGCTGGGCGCGGGCCTGAGCACGCTGGAGTACGCGCCGCTCGCGGAAGCCATGGGCCGCAGCTTCATGGCGCCGGAGGTCTTCAACTGCAGCGCCCCCGACACCGGCAACATGGAGGTGCTCTGGCGCTACGGCTCGCCGGAGCAGCAGGAGCAGTGGCTGAAGCCGCTGCTCGCGGGCGACATCCGCTCGGTGTTCTGCATGACGGAGCCGGACGCCGCGTCGTCGGACGCCACCAACATGCAGGCCACCGCCGAAGTGGACGGCGACCACGTCGTGCTCAACGGCAAGAAGTGGTGGTCCAGCGGCCTGGGCCACCCCAACGCGAAGGTGGCCATCTTCATGGGCCGCACGTCGCAGGCGGGCGCGGACCGCCACCACCAGCACTCCATGGTCCTGGTGCCCATGGACGCGCCGGGCGTCGAAATCATCCGCATGCTGCCCGTGTACGGCGACCATGACGCCCCGCATGGCCACGGCGAGGTGCACTTCCACAACGTGCGGCTGCCGGTGTCCGCGCTCATCTCCGGGCCGGGCATGGGCTTTGAAATCGCGCAGGGCCGCCTGGGCCCGGG is from Corallococcus exiguus and encodes:
- a CDS encoding TetR/AcrR family transcriptional regulator, with the translated sequence MPSPRRGKTPPPPAAPEPDARARLIAAGQRVLGERGYDAATVKEVAREAGVNQGLVHYYFGSKDALLLAVTQEASRQYLSELERLRAQTPAEELAQTAFTWGEKLATDAPGTCRLRYELFALGLRNRELTPAVAQLLGQGDEEIARTVAHVRTGHDSAPTAEDLHYAVIIKACVDGLALHHQLDKSFDPLPVYALLRRIMLASIEQPAPPRAPARKPKAQGRRGTRSPRGTRSSRTRKAPAPRRR
- a CDS encoding acyl-CoA dehydrogenase family protein, whose protein sequence is MDFQPSARTTEYLERVKRFMADHIEPVEGEYLRALHAMEAGGDWRQWKVPPVMVELKARAKAAGLWNLFLPDAKLGAGLSTLEYAPLAEAMGRSFMAPEVFNCSAPDTGNMEVLWRYGSPEQQEQWLKPLLAGDIRSVFCMTEPDAASSDATNMQATAEVDGDHVVLNGKKWWSSGLGHPNAKVAIFMGRTSQAGADRHHQHSMVLVPMDAPGVEIIRMLPVYGDHDAPHGHGEVHFHNVRLPVSALISGPGMGFEIAQGRLGPGRIHHCMRCIGAAERALELMIDRGMNRTAFGKPLINLGGNRERVAEARIAIDQARLLTLYAAWKLDDVGAMGAMTEISAIKVVAPNVLQKVVDDAIQLHGGAGVSRDTPLAGFFAQARSLRIADGPDEVHKGVITRIELAKRGFSKGG